The following are from one region of the Oreochromis aureus strain Israel breed Guangdong linkage group 1, ZZ_aureus, whole genome shotgun sequence genome:
- the LOC116325067 gene encoding adhesion G-protein coupled receptor G2-like, producing the protein MKLFVQQLSNRQRMKWWILFCLVSFVYHDMFSHNFVSASPDAEKCMNYTFNLSGTGGYEQTIKALENIEKTLENIDVNSTISISFGNIVALLFIPTAPFKSLTLYASDRQAGLKDVPNTTVSVELPEKLNIGPTNKIVFANVKLPETNKSDAGALFEVYDRRMVILSVKGQEISGLQQPVNITMKFNKDINQTQRPSCHFLNFSTNNFSTDGCYTIWTHDQDNITCSCNHFTYFGVLMASTSGGGAVLSKKDMEILSYITMIGCSFSLVALVITVLLFITNRTLREDLSMNIHISLVIALILLNLHFLPSQAVAEHPSTWLCFYMALALHYSLLATFTWMALEGFHLYLLLVKIFNISVSRYILKLSLVGWGVPAVIVSVVMIIDRRFYGHVPLDRSNRDDTKICYISNEIVKAVTTTGLFTMVFLFNMTMFMVTVKRVLNVGYNKEFGQLHQKQVRKAICALLGVSTLLGITWGLVFFSFGYLTTVALYLFCVLNSLQGFFIFLWFVKSLRKGKSSASKISSEVTSPNSKLNKN; encoded by the exons GCAACAGGCAAAG GATGAAGTGGTGGATCTTATTTTGTCTGGTGTCTTTTGTGTATCATGACATGTTCTCTCACAACTTTGTGTCAG CGAGCCCTGATGCTGAGAAATGTATGAATTATACATTCAACCTCTCAGGAACTGGAGGCTATGAACAGACTATCAA AGCCTTGGAGAACATAGAAAAGACTCTTGAGAACATAGACGTAAATTCGACTATATCAATATCATTTGGAAATATTGTGGCTCTCCTGTTTATACCGACTGCTCCCTTCAAAAGCCTTACACTTTATGCCAGTGACAGACAG GCAGGCTTGAAGGATGTCCCCAATACGACAGTCAGTGTTGAACTCCCGGAAAAACTGAATATTGGACCAACGAACAAGATTGTGTTCGCCAACGTTAAGCTCCCTGAAACAAACAAG AGTGATGCCGGAGCCTTATTTGAAGTTTATGATAGAAGAATGGTAATCCTGAGTGTGAAGGGCCAGGAAATATCGGGACTTCAGCAACCTGTCAACATCACCATGAAATTTAACAAGGACATAAAT CAAACCCAGAGACCCTCCTGTCATTTCTTaaatttttcaacaaaca ATTTTAGTACAGATGGCTGCTACACCATTTGGACACATGATCAGGATAATATCACATGTTCTTGTAACCATTTCACATACTTCGGTGTGCTCATG GCTTCTACTTCTGGGGGCGGTGCTGTTCTTTCAAAAAAAGACATGGAAATACTATCATACATTACAATGATTGGCTGTAGCTTTTCTCTTGTTGCCCTGGTCATCACCGTTTtacttttcatcacaaacaG GACACTCAGAGAAGATCTTTCTATGAACATCCACATCAGTCTCGTCATTGCCCTGATACTCCTCAACCTGCACTTCCTGCCCAGTCAGGCAGTGGCAGAACACCCCTCCACATGGCTCTGTTTCTACATGGCTCTTGCCCTTCACTACTCCCTGTTGGCCACTTTCACCTGGATGGCCTTGGAGGGGTTCCACCTCTACCTTCTCTTAGTCAAAATCTTCAACATTTCTGTCAGCAGATACATTCTCAAACTCAGTCTGGTGGGATGGG gtgttCCTGCAGTCATTGTGTCAGTGGTGATGATCATAGACAGACGCTTTTATGGCCATGTCCCTCTAGACAGGTCAAACCGTGATGACACTAAAAT ATGCTATATATCTAATGAAATAGTGAAGGCGGTCACTACTACTGGACTGTTCACCATGGTGTTCCTCTTTAACATGACCATGTTTATGGTGACAGTCAAGCGTGTTTTGAATGTTGGGTATAACAAAGAG TTTGGGCAGCTTCACCAAAAACAAGTCAGGAAAGCAATTTGCGCCCTGCTGGGTGTCAGCACTCTGCTTGGGATTACCTGGGGCCTGGTTTTCTTCTCGTTTGGTTACCTGACCACTGTTGCCCTCTACCTCTTCTGTGTTCTGAACTCACTGCAAG GGTTCTTCATCTTCCTGTGGTTTGTGAAGTCACTGAGAAAGGGTAAAAGCTCAGCCTCTAAGATAAGCAGTGAAGTAACTTCCCCCAACAGCAAGCTTAACAAAAACTAA